A DNA window from Mobula hypostoma chromosome 3, sMobHyp1.1, whole genome shotgun sequence contains the following coding sequences:
- the LOC134344386 gene encoding caveolae-associated protein 4-like, with protein sequence MAEERVHSDSSNLAFDLSTSAAGEGDVAPLDPLTIFNLLEKVAGIVDSVNETQRKMELQQLEIENTVKEIQLDVAKLNKAHLTTDNTVTKLLEKTQKINANVKDVRQRLDKTNAQVKKVEGNHRELLKRNKFRVIIFQEENEMPSSTTYKKLPNEGGAAATEEHTSTAATPPPDLSSDEEFVYHEETTAARLKKSGMKRVDDIKKVFSRENMQKTKQNLGKRMNRLSATIVPPDQREKIRISGERIKKSIVDSKPFHIRKKNERSGAEGQEVSVKNVGESSKGELTGMEAAADVNAPAPPEVNGDGLPSMGPHVANTETVIVTMEAKGEEVIPAVAEGKRNPEFS encoded by the exons ATGGCTGAGGAACGAGTACATTCAGATTCTAGCAACCTTGCTTTTGACTTATCCACCTCCGCTGCAGGTGAAGGGGACGTCGCTCCACTTGACCCATTAACCATTTTTAATCTCCTAGAGAAAGTGGCGGGGATTGTTGATAGTGTTAATGAGACTCAGCGGAAAATGGAGCTACAGCAACTGGAAATTGAAAACACCGTTAAAGAGATACAACTCGATGTGGCAAAACTCAATAAGGCTCATTTGACCACAGATAACACAGTaacaaagttgctggagaaaacCCAAAAAATCAATGCAAATGTGAAAGATGTGAGACAACGACTGGATAAAACCAATGCTCAGGTCAAAAAGGTTGAAGGTAATCACCGTGAGCTGCTCAAAAGGAATAAATTCCGTGTCATCATATTCCAG GAAGAAAATGAAATGCCTTCCTCCACAACGTATAAAAAACTTCCTAACGAAGGGGGAGCAGCCGCAACTGAAGAGCACACTTCAACGGCGGCCACACCACCACCAGACCTGTCCTCTGACGAAGAGTTTGTTTACCACGAAGAAACCACAGCCGCGCGCCTCAAAAAATCAGGCATGAAACGAGTGGATGATATCAAGAAGGTTTTCTCAAGAGAGAATATGCAAAAAACCAAACAAAACTTAGGGAAGCGGATGAACCGGCTGAGTGCAACTATAGTCCCCCCAGACCAGAGAGAGAAGATAAGGATTTCTGGAGAGAGAATCAAAAAATCCATTGTCGATTCAAAACCTTTCCATataagaaagaaaaatgaaagaagTGGAGCAGAAGGGCAAGAGGTTTCTGTCAAAAAtgtgggagaaagttcaaaagggGAGCTCACAGGTATGGAAGCAGCAGCGGATGTTAATGCACCAGCACCTCCTGAGGTTAATGGAGATGGTCTCCCAAGCATGGGTCCACATGTCGCCAACACAGAAACAGTCATCGTAACAATGGAAGCAAAAGGCGAAGAAGTTATACCTgcagtggcagaggggaagcggAATCCTGAGTTCAGTTAA